A window of the Oscillospiraceae bacterium genome harbors these coding sequences:
- a CDS encoding polysaccharide biosynthesis protein — translation MKQANRIFRNISMKSLIPQLIADGLTVYLGYWLAFVLRFDSIVFDYYNWETFTFWIPWLILIHIACFFVARFYNTRWEYCSIDEIFQIFLGTTAAAAICFLLVWFASPLFDVRKFWRGIYVFAYVLIFGFVCLTRISVRFGYRLRRSHRANQMSDEFRRVMIVGAGEMGSMLIKDMKSAPESKGTPIIAIDDNPKKRGTRINGIKIVGGRHSIPRMAARYNIDEILLAMSSVSRQDKQEIMKICSSTGCKLKTVPALYEMIEDTPASMQVHDVDITDLLGRDEIRLNTEEISGYLTGKTILVTGGGGSIGSELCRQIAHFHPAKIVVFDIYENNAYDLQNELKIKYGDKLDLEVIIGSVRDKARVEHVMRVYQPDVVFHAAAHKHVPLMELSPGEAVKNNVFGTLNVAQACDKYSVKRMVLISTDKAVNPTNIMGATKRICELIIQYMSRHSNHTEYAAVRFGNVLGSNGSVIPLFKREIAAGGPVTVTHPDIIRYFMTIPEAARLVIQAGGMAHGGEIFVLDMGQPVKIVDLARNLIRLSGYEPDVDIKIVYTGLRPGEKLYEELLLDAEGTCKKTEHNLIYIGTPIRFNENSFLSDLEELRSVAGVDNGQMINVVHRLVPTYSGHADKTDLLAVEDSKKAEA, via the coding sequence ATGAAACAAGCAAACCGGATTTTCCGGAATATATCTATGAAGAGCCTGATTCCGCAGCTGATTGCAGATGGCCTGACTGTTTACTTGGGCTATTGGCTCGCTTTTGTTTTACGTTTTGATTCTATCGTGTTTGATTATTACAACTGGGAAACATTTACTTTTTGGATTCCGTGGCTGATTCTCATTCACATAGCCTGCTTCTTTGTCGCACGCTTTTACAACACCCGCTGGGAATACTGCAGTATTGATGAAATATTCCAGATTTTCCTCGGCACCACTGCGGCGGCGGCCATCTGCTTCTTGCTGGTTTGGTTTGCAAGCCCGCTGTTTGACGTGCGCAAATTCTGGCGTGGCATCTATGTGTTTGCCTATGTGTTGATTTTTGGTTTTGTTTGTCTTACCCGCATCAGTGTGCGGTTTGGTTACCGGCTGCGCCGCTCACACCGCGCAAACCAAATGTCTGACGAATTCCGCCGTGTTATGATTGTTGGCGCCGGCGAAATGGGTTCCATGCTCATTAAGGATATGAAGAGTGCACCGGAGAGCAAGGGGACACCGATTATTGCAATCGACGACAACCCCAAAAAGCGCGGCACACGTATCAATGGCATTAAAATTGTAGGCGGCCGCCATTCCATTCCGCGTATGGCTGCCCGCTATAATATCGATGAAATTCTGCTTGCCATGTCTTCCGTTTCACGACAGGATAAGCAGGAAATTATGAAAATCTGCTCCTCCACCGGCTGCAAGCTGAAAACTGTTCCGGCGCTTTACGAAATGATCGAAGATACGCCTGCCAGTATGCAGGTGCACGATGTCGATATTACTGATCTGCTCGGCCGTGATGAAATCCGCCTGAATACAGAGGAAATCAGCGGCTACCTGACTGGAAAGACCATCTTGGTGACAGGCGGCGGCGGTTCTATCGGCAGCGAACTTTGCCGGCAAATTGCGCACTTTCACCCGGCGAAAATCGTTGTATTCGATATTTATGAAAATAATGCTTACGACCTGCAGAATGAATTAAAAATTAAGTATGGCGATAAGCTGGACCTTGAGGTTATTATTGGTTCTGTCCGCGACAAAGCGCGTGTCGAGCACGTCATGCGCGTATATCAGCCGGACGTTGTTTTTCATGCGGCTGCGCATAAGCACGTGCCGCTTATGGAGCTGAGTCCCGGCGAGGCAGTTAAGAACAACGTCTTTGGTACGTTAAATGTTGCACAGGCCTGCGATAAGTATTCTGTCAAGCGCATGGTGCTGATTTCTACAGATAAGGCGGTAAATCCCACCAATATCATGGGCGCAACAAAGCGTATCTGTGAGCTGATTATTCAGTACATGAGCCGGCACAGCAATCACACTGAGTATGCGGCGGTGCGTTTTGGCAATGTATTAGGCAGCAACGGCAGTGTTATTCCACTGTTTAAGCGCGAAATCGCCGCGGGCGGGCCGGTTACAGTTACGCATCCGGATATTATCCGCTATTTCATGACGATTCCAGAGGCGGCGCGTCTGGTTATTCAGGCGGGCGGCATGGCGCATGGCGGCGAAATCTTTGTGCTGGATATGGGCCAGCCTGTTAAAATTGTCGATTTGGCGCGCAATTTGATTCGTCTTTCCGGGTATGAGCCGGATGTGGATATTAAAATTGTGTACACAGGCCTGCGCCCCGGCGAAAAGCTTTACGAAGAGCTTTTGCTGGATGCTGAGGGCACGTGCAAAAAGACAGAGCATAACCTGATTTACATTGGTACGCCGATTCGTTTTAATGAAAACAGCTTCCTTTCCGATTTGGAAGAGCTGCGCTCTGTTGCGGGTGTCGACAATGGTCAGATGATCAATGTTGTGCACCGCTTGGTTCCCACCTATTCCGGCCATGCAGATAAGACCGACCTGCTGGCGGTAGAGGATAGTAAAAAAGCAGAAGCATAA
- a CDS encoding ATP-binding cassette domain-containing protein, translating to MSTELRQVSFTYENGTQVLQNFSLCLPACGTVCLLGPSGCGKTTLLRLLAGLEVPQSGTVSAPRQTAVVFQEDRLLPWMTARRNVAAVLHGCRKENLRQAGEWLQKLNLAGSEDALPSELSGGMRQRVALARAMAFGPELLLLDEPFHALDPENRRTCMRLLHQQGQQKLTLLVTHNLEEAKQFADSMIFLQGPPLKIISKKNFR from the coding sequence ATGAGTACAGAATTGCGGCAGGTGTCTTTTACCTATGAAAACGGCACACAGGTTTTGCAGAATTTCAGCCTTTGTCTGCCTGCTTGTGGTACAGTCTGCCTTTTAGGACCCTCTGGCTGCGGCAAGACCACGCTGCTGCGCCTTCTTGCAGGTCTGGAAGTCCCGCAGAGCGGTACGGTTTCCGCGCCGCGGCAGACTGCTGTAGTCTTTCAGGAGGACCGCCTGCTGCCGTGGATGACTGCCCGCCGCAATGTTGCGGCGGTTTTACATGGCTGCCGAAAGGAAAACCTGCGCCAGGCAGGGGAGTGGCTGCAAAAATTGAATCTTGCCGGCAGTGAAGATGCGCTGCCCAGCGAACTTTCCGGCGGTATGCGGCAGCGTGTGGCGCTTGCGCGCGCGATGGCTTTTGGCCCGGAACTGCTGCTCTTGGACGAGCCGTTTCATGCGCTGGACCCCGAAAACCGCAGGACCTGCATGCGGCTTCTGCACCAGCAGGGCCAGCAGAAGCTTACACTGCTGGTGACGCACAATTTGGAAGAAGCCAAACAGTTTGCGGACAGCATGATTTTTCTGCAGGGGCCTCCGCTTAAAATTATTTCAAAGAAGAATTTTCGCTGA
- a CDS encoding ABC transporter permease subunit: MMGFTTSRKKQKSKGTRRAGFLRGVFSAAVWLLVWQIAADAVHQEILLVSPGTVLCRLIQLACTAAFWQTIAGSMLRILLGFLLAMVCGTLLAALTSRSKLCYALFYPIVSIMKATPVASFILLALVWLSSTRISSFTAFLIVLPSFWQNVTNGIDATDKSLLEMAQVYRFGRLRTVAKIYLPSIVPYFSAACRTGFGMAWKAGVAAEVLANTHNSIGGNLYDAKVYFETADLFVWTASVVLLSMLLEKGISSLIEILLRRLHTRGYL; encoded by the coding sequence ATGATGGGCTTTACTACCAGCCGTAAAAAACAAAAATCAAAGGGAACACGCCGCGCCGGATTTTTGCGCGGCGTGTTTTCGGCGGCGGTGTGGCTGCTGGTGTGGCAGATTGCTGCCGATGCTGTGCATCAAGAGATTCTGTTGGTTTCGCCGGGTACAGTCCTCTGCCGTTTGATACAGCTGGCATGTACAGCAGCATTTTGGCAGACAATTGCCGGCAGCATGTTGCGCATTCTGCTGGGCTTTTTACTGGCAATGGTCTGCGGCACGCTGCTTGCCGCGTTGACAAGCCGCAGCAAGCTTTGCTATGCTTTGTTTTATCCGATTGTCAGTATCATGAAAGCTACGCCGGTCGCTTCATTTATCCTTTTGGCACTGGTCTGGCTCTCTTCTACACGTATTTCTTCATTTACGGCTTTTCTGATTGTGCTGCCGTCTTTTTGGCAGAATGTCACCAACGGCATCGATGCAACAGACAAAAGTCTGCTGGAAATGGCGCAGGTTTACCGCTTTGGCAGGCTGCGTACGGTTGCAAAAATTTATCTTCCATCGATTGTTCCGTATTTTTCTGCGGCCTGCCGCACTGGTTTCGGCATGGCGTGGAAAGCAGGCGTGGCAGCCGAGGTGCTCGCAAATACGCACAATTCTATCGGCGGCAATCTTTACGATGCAAAAGTCTACTTTGAAACAGCGGACCTGTTTGTATGGACTGCTTCGGTTGTTTTGCTCAGTATGCTGCTGGAAAAAGGCATTTCCTCTCTGATTGAGATACTGCTTAGGCGTCTGCACACACGGGGGTATTTATGA